Proteins from one Astatotilapia calliptera chromosome 8, fAstCal1.2, whole genome shotgun sequence genomic window:
- the mfsd13a gene encoding transmembrane protein 180, with amino-acid sequence MGTRVWGCWQGVLSTALLYGSLALFTSILHNVFLLYYVEMFVSIYKIDKISFWVGETVFLIWNSLNDPLFGWLSDRAFLSSPQAGSQITNPEVVLKRLKALATNGPLFAVSFLAFWVAWASPGLQFLLCLCLYDGFLTMVDLHHSALLADLAVSATDRTRLNFHCSVFSALGSFSVFLSYSFWDKEDFYSFRIFCVTLAAFSVLGFFLVSRMLQRRFIKEIHPKQDDASALKELNVGHAPLNHPEKPVTIGQYLKQLSRHRNFMWFVSMNLIQVFHCHFNSNFFPLFLEHLLSDNISASTGSILLGISYIAPHLNNLYFLTLCQRYGVYQVIRWLFMLKLGLSVAMLLAGADHIYLLCVFIASNRVFTEGTCKLLKLVISDLVDEDFVVNRRQQAASALVFGMVALMTKPGQTFAPLIGTWLLCVYTGYDIFERDSVKDSVSGSHVASSSGNPPLRLGCFYMLVFVPITCALLQLVAWSRFTLHGRKLQGIKALRQGAQQGHLIDVKAI; translated from the exons atgggcaCAAGGGTCTGGGGTTGCTGGCAAGGTGTCCTCTCTACTGCGCTGCTCTATGGCTCTTTGGCTCTGTTTACATCCATCCTGCACAATGTGTTCCTGCTCTACTACGTGGAGATGTTTGTCTCCATCTACAAGATCGATAAAATCTCCTTCTGGGTGGGAGAG ACTGTCTTCCTTatctggaacagtctgaatGACCCTCTCTTCGGCTGGCTGAGTGACCGCGCCTTTCTCAGCTCTCCTCA AGCCGGCTCTCAGATCACAAATCCAGAGGTGGTGCTGAAGCGTCTGAAGGCCCTCGCCACAAATGGTCCTCTCTTCGCTGTGTCCTTCCTGGCCTTCTGGGTGGCTTGGGCCAGTCCAGGCCTGCAGTTCCTGCTGTGCCTGTGTCTCTACGATGGCTTTCTCACTATGGTGGATCTCCACCACAGCGCCCTATTGGCGGACCTCGCTGTATCTGCCACCGATCGCACACGCCTCAACTTTCACTGCTCGGTGTTCAGCGCTCTGGGGTCTTTCTCCGTCTTTCTGTCCTACTCTTTCTGGGATAAAGAGGACTTTTACTCCTTCCGTATCTTCTGTGTAACTCTGGCAGCTTTTTCCGTCTTGGGGTTTTTCTTAGTGTCTCGAATGCTCCAGCGCCGTTTTATAAAGGAAATCCATCCAAAACAAGATGATGCATCAGCACTCAAAGA ACTAAACGTTGGCCATGCTCCACTTAACCACCCGGAAAAACCTGTCACTATTGGACAGTATCTCAAGCAGCTGTCCAGACACAGGAACTTCATGTGGTTCGTGTCAATGAACCTGATTCAG GTGTTTCACTGCCACTTCAACAGCAACTTCTTCCCTCTTTTCTTAGAACATCTCTTATCTGACAACATCTCTGCCTCTACGGGTTCAATTTTACTTG GAATCTCTTATATTGCTCCACACCTGAACAACTTGTATTTCCTGACACTGTGCCAGCGTTACGGGGTTTACCAGGTTATCCGCTGGCTATTTATGCTCAAACTGGGACTTAGTGTGGCTATGCTGCTAGCAGGGGCTGACCACATTTATCTGCTGTGTGTCTTCATTGCTAG TAACCGCGTGTTCACCGAGGGGACATGCAAACTCCTGAAACTGGTGATTTCTGATCTGGTGGATGAGGACTTTGTGGTAAACCGACGTCAGCAAGCCGCCTCTGCTCTCGTCTTCGGCATGGTTGCCTTGATGACCAAACCCGGGCAGACATTCGCCCCACTCATTGGCACATGGCTGCTCTGTGTTTACACAG GTTATGATATCTTTGAGAGAGATTCTGTCAAGGACTCAGTTTCTGGGTCTCACGTCGCCTCCAGCTCAGGGAATCCGCCTCTACGCCTGGGCTGCTTCTACATGTTGGTGTTTGTGCCTATCACCTGTGCCCTGCTCCAGCTGGTGGCCTGGTCTCGCTTCACGCTTCATGGCCGCAAGCTGCAAGGGATCAAAGCCCTGCGGCAGGGGGCCCAGCAAGGCCACCTTATCGATGTCAAGGCCATATGA